From one Deinococcus aetherius genomic stretch:
- a CDS encoding UDP-glucose dehydrogenase family protein has protein sequence MKVAVFGLGYVGAVTAACLAQRGHTLIGVDVNPQKCEMIASGRSPIVEEGLDELLLQGVQSGRLRTTTDVLGAVREADLSIVSVGTPSQPNGALDLSYVYRVCEQIGEALAETRRPHVVVLRSTALPGTTETCLGILREAAQGTDVHVAFNPEFLREGSSIRDFDAPAYTIIGSDDPVAEAALRELYADVPAPLLVVAPRVAEMVKYTANAFHALKITFANEIGLLAKAMGVDGREVMNLIVQDTKLNISPAYLRPGFAYGGSCLPKDVSALLHLARREEVPVPLLASLPQSNRSQIERVADAVLATGARRVTVLGLAFKAGTDDLRESPAVELVERLIGKGCEVRILDQAVQTAKLLGANKEYIERRLPHVSRLLTDDPEELVHDAQAVVVTQNLPEFARILEGLGPDVPVFDVASLKGAPAHLHIRGVAW, from the coding sequence ATGAAAGTCGCCGTTTTCGGTCTCGGATACGTTGGAGCGGTTACCGCCGCCTGCCTCGCCCAGCGCGGCCACACCCTCATCGGGGTGGACGTCAACCCCCAGAAGTGCGAGATGATCGCCTCGGGCCGCTCGCCCATTGTCGAGGAGGGGCTGGACGAGCTGCTGCTCCAGGGCGTGCAGTCGGGGAGGCTGCGGACCACCACCGATGTGCTGGGCGCGGTGCGCGAGGCCGACCTCAGCATCGTCTCGGTGGGCACACCGAGCCAGCCCAACGGGGCGCTCGACCTCTCGTACGTGTACCGCGTGTGCGAGCAGATCGGGGAGGCTCTCGCCGAGACCCGCCGCCCCCACGTGGTCGTCCTGCGCTCCACCGCGCTGCCCGGCACGACCGAGACCTGCCTGGGCATCCTGCGGGAAGCCGCTCAGGGCACCGACGTCCACGTCGCCTTCAACCCCGAGTTCCTGCGTGAGGGCAGCTCCATCCGCGACTTCGACGCCCCCGCGTACACGATCATCGGCAGCGACGACCCCGTGGCCGAGGCCGCTCTGCGCGAGCTGTACGCGGACGTGCCCGCGCCCCTGCTGGTGGTCGCGCCGCGCGTCGCCGAGATGGTGAAGTACACCGCGAACGCCTTCCACGCGCTCAAGATCACCTTCGCCAACGAGATCGGCCTGCTCGCCAAGGCGATGGGCGTGGACGGGCGCGAGGTGATGAATCTCATCGTGCAGGACACCAAGCTCAACATCTCGCCCGCGTACCTGCGCCCCGGCTTCGCCTACGGCGGCTCTTGCCTGCCCAAGGACGTCAGCGCCCTGCTCCACCTCGCCCGCCGCGAGGAGGTGCCCGTGCCGCTGCTCGCCTCCTTGCCGCAGAGCAACCGCAGCCAGATCGAGCGGGTAGCCGACGCGGTGCTCGCCACCGGCGCCCGGCGCGTCACCGTGCTCGGCCTCGCCTTCAAGGCGGGCACCGACGACCTGCGCGAGAGCCCGGCGGTCGAACTCGTCGAGCGGCTGATCGGCAAGGGGTGCGAGGTCCGCATCCTCGATCAGGCGGTGCAGACCGCCAAGCTCCTCGGCGCGAACAAGGAGTACATCGAGCGCCGCTTGCCCCACGTCTCGCGCCTGCTCACCGACGACCCGGAGGAACTGGTCCACGACGCCCAGGCGGTCGTGGTCACCCAGAATCTCCCCGAGTTCGCGCGCATCCTGGAGGGCCTGGGGCCGGACGTGCCCGTCTTCGACGTGGCGAGCCTGAAGGGGGCGCCCGCGCACCTCCATATCCGTGGGGTGGCCTGGTGA
- a CDS encoding heparinase II/III family protein, translated as MSTGSQGARRARRERTPEEGAWRVGRGQAGARGRQQAAGRVENVLFERPHRQHFYGLPLSPPRLRRAVDEATRAALLREAGEILQGRWRFFTFADAPSDPTPGGLTDWHRCEVTGLYADPDACGPASSSHDPEVQGRLRTIWEKSRHHHTTVLAIAYALTGEDRYATGAAARIADWILANPPQRGVNWLSGAEAGLRLMAWAWCYELLRAHPQWGVWFGPDSPLWPSVHRHQEFLEEQTRPGASGGASLLAALAGQYVASVTWPVFSGSPGWQREAKAALTREATLQLLESGVNRELSFGHHVWATELLLLPALLGERCGDAFHPAYLARLARAIRVIDRLRGPGDLLPRYGDSDEALAVQFEPRGAPRVDWLLRVGRDWLGVPVPEPQGGRLGATLLLGDDRVPLRYEPEAFEASFAYPDAGLYVLGSGQGTPREVRVLTAVGALGSTALGDHGHADALHFTLSVGPQEVVVDPGTSAYHADAQWRRYFRSTAAHNTVEVDLQDQSTQAGAFLWAHRVGAIAQLWEPREEGGRLVASHDGYERLLGAPVHQRELDLSGRLLSVTDHIGGRGRHHLRLHLHLHPDCEVQPESPDAWRVSWPGGALRVRFDGRLRVRCDQGETDPASGTTPLGWYSPRYGARQASPSLRATLTATLPVTLHTTLEVL; from the coding sequence GTGAGCACCGGATCCCAGGGGGCGAGGCGGGCGAGACGGGAGAGGACCCCGGAGGAGGGAGCGTGGCGGGTCGGGCGGGGGCAGGCCGGAGCGCGCGGACGCCAGCAGGCGGCGGGAAGAGTGGAGAACGTCTTGTTTGAGCGCCCGCACCGTCAGCATTTCTACGGACTGCCGCTGAGCCCGCCCCGTCTGAGGCGCGCGGTGGACGAGGCGACCCGCGCCGCCCTGCTGCGCGAGGCCGGGGAGATCTTGCAGGGCCGCTGGCGCTTTTTCACGTTCGCGGACGCGCCCTCCGATCCCACCCCGGGCGGCCTCACCGACTGGCACCGCTGCGAGGTGACGGGTCTTTACGCCGACCCCGACGCCTGCGGGCCCGCGTCCAGCAGTCACGACCCGGAGGTGCAGGGCCGCCTGAGGACGATCTGGGAGAAGAGCCGACACCACCACACGACGGTGCTCGCCATCGCCTACGCGCTGACCGGCGAGGACCGCTACGCCACGGGCGCGGCGGCCCGAATCGCCGACTGGATCCTGGCGAACCCGCCGCAAAGGGGCGTCAACTGGCTGAGCGGTGCCGAGGCGGGCCTGCGGCTCATGGCCTGGGCGTGGTGTTACGAGTTGCTGCGTGCCCACCCCCAGTGGGGGGTGTGGTTCGGGCCCGACTCCCCGCTGTGGCCGAGCGTGCACCGCCACCAGGAGTTCCTGGAGGAGCAGACGCGGCCGGGGGCGTCCGGCGGGGCCAGCCTGCTCGCGGCCCTGGCCGGGCAGTACGTGGCGAGCGTGACCTGGCCGGTCTTTTCGGGTTCCCCCGGGTGGCAGCGCGAGGCCAAGGCGGCCCTGACGCGGGAGGCCACCCTGCAACTCCTCGAGAGCGGGGTCAACCGCGAGCTGAGCTTCGGGCACCACGTCTGGGCCACCGAACTCCTCCTCCTCCCGGCCCTGCTGGGCGAGCGCTGCGGGGACGCCTTCCACCCGGCCTACCTCGCGCGGCTGGCGCGGGCCATCCGGGTGATCGACCGCCTGCGCGGCCCGGGCGACCTGCTGCCCCGCTACGGGGACTCGGACGAGGCGCTGGCGGTGCAGTTCGAGCCGCGCGGCGCCCCCCGGGTGGACTGGCTGCTGCGGGTGGGCCGCGACTGGCTCGGTGTGCCCGTGCCCGAGCCCCAGGGCGGGCGACTCGGCGCGACCCTGCTGCTCGGTGACGACCGGGTGCCCCTGCGCTACGAGCCGGAGGCTTTCGAGGCGAGCTTCGCCTACCCCGACGCGGGGCTGTACGTGCTGGGGTCAGGACAGGGCACCCCCCGCGAGGTGCGGGTGCTCACGGCGGTCGGGGCGCTGGGCTCCACGGCCCTGGGCGACCACGGGCACGCGGACGCGCTGCACTTCACCCTGTCGGTGGGCCCCCAGGAGGTGGTGGTGGACCCGGGCACGTCCGCCTACCATGCCGATGCGCAGTGGCGGCGCTACTTCCGCTCGACCGCCGCGCACAACACCGTCGAGGTGGACCTGCAAGACCAGAGCACCCAGGCGGGCGCCTTCCTGTGGGCCCACCGGGTCGGGGCCATCGCCCAGTTGTGGGAGCCCCGTGAGGAGGGGGGGCGGCTCGTGGCCTCGCACGACGGCTACGAACGCCTGCTGGGGGCGCCCGTCCACCAGCGGGAGCTGGACCTGAGCGGCCGACTCCTGAGCGTCACCGACCACATCGGGGGCCGGGGCCGCCACCACCTGCGCCTGCACCTGCACCTGCACCCTGACTGCGAGGTCCAGCCCGAGTCCCCGGACGCGTGGCGGGTCTCTTGGCCGGGCGGCGCCCTGCGGGTGCGCTTCGACGGGCGGCTCCGGGTGCGCTGCGACCAGGGCGAGACCGACCCCGCCTCCGGAACCACCCCGCTCGGCTGGTACTCCCCGCGCTACGGGGCCCGGCAGGCCAGCCCCTCTCTCCGCGCCACCCTCACCGCCACCCTGCCCGTCACCCTGCACACCACCCTGGAGGTTCTATGA
- the asnB gene encoding asparagine synthase (glutamine-hydrolyzing), with protein MCGIIGSVRRRPTATETLGLAALCHRGPDAQTTALVGSAHLGHARLSIIDLSSGAQPMSDVHGLTTVVFNGEIYNYLELRRELEARGYEFATRSDTEVILAAYLAWGVAGFARLRGMYAFALHDRRDGNTVIARDPFGIKPLFWTRGRDGSVFFASEIGALLDLSGVSTDLDLSSVLETLASRHPAGLNTLYENVKRVEPGTALLVAPQANAVIHVRFSSVVEEVERCRQEGVGDVSPEEVRRRVLDSVEHHALADVPLGCFLSGGLDSSVVAQVLASRAGEGPLNAYAVGFESASSEASELPYARLVADHIGARLHPVTVGAEDFAALAPRLSGSLNGPFSEPADIAMLKLSLRAAQDVKVVLSGEGGDESFGGYPKYAVDGLARPLGPAMRLGNRWLGRRGRLGIAADALGEPDRAARWMRWFANDDAPPSLVGALVSAGARPERARHWVEDRLEGYPQGWSDLQRMQVLDLEAWLPNNLLHRGDYTTMQASIEQRVPLLDVRLTPWAVALPGRVKIQRLRGKMPLRQAFGDRLPKAVLERPKSGFRLPLGEWMTTNPALRDMTRDLLLSPSAGLRTWMSAAELEALLAPAALSQTGGAKLAWTAVCLELWLQAVRARAVMA; from the coding sequence ATGTGCGGAATTATCGGAAGTGTGCGCAGGCGGCCCACGGCCACAGAAACCCTCGGGCTGGCGGCGCTGTGCCACCGGGGCCCGGACGCGCAGACGACCGCGCTGGTGGGAAGCGCCCACCTGGGCCACGCGCGGTTGAGCATCATCGACCTGTCGAGCGGCGCGCAGCCCATGAGCGACGTGCACGGGCTCACGACGGTCGTCTTCAACGGCGAGATCTATAACTACCTGGAGCTGCGCCGCGAGCTGGAGGCGCGCGGGTACGAGTTCGCCACCCGCTCGGACACCGAGGTGATCCTGGCGGCGTACCTCGCCTGGGGGGTGGCGGGCTTCGCGCGGCTGCGCGGCATGTACGCCTTCGCCCTGCACGACCGCCGCGACGGGAACACGGTGATCGCGCGTGACCCCTTCGGCATCAAACCGCTCTTCTGGACGCGCGGACGCGACGGCTCGGTGTTCTTCGCCTCGGAGATCGGCGCCCTGCTCGACCTCTCGGGCGTGTCCACCGACCTCGACCTCAGCTCGGTGCTCGAAACCCTCGCCTCGCGTCACCCGGCGGGCCTGAATACCCTGTACGAGAACGTCAAGCGGGTGGAGCCCGGCACCGCGCTGCTGGTCGCCCCGCAGGCGAACGCGGTGATCCACGTGCGCTTCAGCAGCGTGGTCGAGGAGGTGGAACGCTGCCGCCAGGAGGGGGTGGGCGACGTCTCCCCGGAGGAGGTCCGCCGCCGGGTACTCGATTCCGTCGAGCACCACGCCCTCGCCGACGTGCCGCTGGGCTGCTTCCTGAGTGGCGGGCTGGACTCCAGCGTGGTCGCCCAGGTCCTCGCCTCGCGCGCGGGGGAGGGTCCCCTCAACGCCTACGCGGTCGGCTTCGAGAGCGCGTCCTCCGAGGCGAGCGAGCTGCCGTACGCGCGGCTGGTCGCCGACCACATCGGGGCGCGGCTGCATCCCGTGACGGTGGGGGCGGAGGATTTCGCGGCGCTCGCCCCCCGACTCTCGGGCTCGCTGAACGGCCCCTTCTCGGAGCCCGCCGACATCGCCATGCTCAAGCTTTCCCTGCGCGCGGCCCAGGACGTGAAGGTGGTCCTCTCCGGCGAGGGCGGCGACGAGTCCTTCGGCGGCTACCCGAAGTACGCCGTGGACGGCCTGGCCCGCCCGCTCGGCCCGGCCATGCGCCTGGGGAACCGCTGGCTGGGACGCCGGGGCCGCCTCGGCATCGCGGCCGACGCCCTGGGTGAGCCCGACCGCGCGGCGCGCTGGATGCGCTGGTTCGCCAACGACGACGCGCCGCCCTCCCTGGTGGGGGCCCTGGTGAGCGCCGGGGCGCGCCCCGAGCGGGCCCGGCACTGGGTCGAGGACCGCCTGGAGGGGTACCCGCAGGGATGGTCGGACCTCCAGCGGATGCAGGTGCTCGACCTGGAGGCGTGGTTGCCCAATAACCTGCTCCACCGTGGGGACTACACGACCATGCAGGCGTCCATCGAGCAGCGGGTGCCCCTGCTCGACGTGCGGCTCACCCCCTGGGCGGTCGCCCTGCCGGGCCGGGTCAAGATTCAGCGGCTGCGGGGCAAGATGCCGCTGCGCCAGGCCTTCGGGGACCGGCTGCCGAAGGCGGTGCTGGAGCGGCCCAAGAGCGGCTTCCGTCTGCCGCTGGGCGAGTGGATGACCACAAATCCGGCGCTGCGGGACATGACCCGCGACCTGCTGCTCTCCCCCTCGGCGGGCCTGCGAACCTGGATGTCGGCGGCCGAACTGGAGGCCCTGCTCGCCCCGGCGGCGCTCTCGCAGACGGGCGGCGCGAAGCTCGCCTGGACCGCCGTGTGCCTGGAGCTGTGGTTGCAGGCCGTGCGGGCGCGGGCGGTGATGGCATGA
- a CDS encoding exopolysaccharide biosynthesis polyprenyl glycosylphosphotransferase, with translation MTHSVISEELLRSSEAPASASTASSGESPDVRVQVPTTGDLDRRALMNGLVLAAAEALAVWFTCGLVLHLTVTHIGRLPWQLGFTATWLMAAVLIRSYPGYGLDASERLRRTVIPAAAAFPTLLGAALAGQLGVGAAALLLVLGLGLGIPAALLARVGARWLLHRAGAWGVDVAVIGHGEAAALLMQTLKSDWSLGYHPVADGQANVAILAVPNIPYAVRDRLLDGPLALFRRVLVMVSQPASDSRWAGSHHLGNFSVLEARRRHLEPGDLRQKRVFDLLVVTLLFPVLTPLLLLVGLAVALDSRGPVLYGAPRMGWRGGSFRCWKFRTMHENAEERLAELLEQDAEARAYYETYHKLKDDPRVTRVGRLLRSTSLDELPQLINVLLGDMSLVGPRPYLARERPKIGPHADVILSCRPGMTGWWQVSGRSSASFQSRVQMDLQYVRRWSPWLDLTLLAATVQVVLRRKGAH, from the coding sequence GTGACGCACTCGGTCATCTCGGAAGAACTTTTGCGGTCCAGCGAGGCTCCGGCCTCGGCGAGCACCGCCTCGTCCGGCGAGTCGCCCGACGTGCGGGTCCAAGTTCCCACCACCGGGGACCTCGACCGGCGGGCGCTCATGAACGGCCTGGTGCTCGCGGCGGCCGAGGCGCTGGCCGTGTGGTTCACCTGCGGGCTGGTGCTTCATCTCACGGTGACCCATATCGGCCGCCTGCCCTGGCAGCTCGGCTTCACCGCCACCTGGCTGATGGCGGCGGTGCTGATTCGCAGTTACCCCGGGTACGGCCTCGACGCCAGCGAGCGGCTGCGGCGCACCGTGATCCCGGCGGCGGCGGCCTTCCCGACCCTGCTGGGCGCCGCGCTCGCCGGACAGTTGGGCGTGGGGGCGGCGGCGCTGCTGCTCGTCCTGGGCCTGGGCCTGGGGATTCCAGCCGCGCTGCTGGCGCGCGTCGGCGCGCGGTGGCTGCTGCACCGCGCCGGGGCGTGGGGGGTGGATGTGGCCGTGATCGGGCACGGGGAGGCCGCCGCGTTGCTGATGCAGACGCTCAAAAGCGACTGGAGCCTGGGGTACCACCCGGTAGCGGACGGCCAGGCCAACGTCGCCATCCTGGCGGTGCCCAACATCCCCTACGCCGTGCGGGACCGGCTGCTCGACGGGCCGCTCGCCCTATTTCGCCGGGTGCTCGTGATGGTGAGCCAGCCTGCCTCGGACAGCCGCTGGGCGGGCTCGCACCACCTGGGAAATTTCAGCGTGCTGGAGGCGCGGCGGCGCCATCTGGAGCCGGGCGACCTGCGGCAAAAGCGCGTCTTCGACCTCCTGGTGGTCACCCTGCTCTTCCCGGTCCTCACGCCGCTGCTGCTGCTGGTGGGGCTCGCGGTGGCGCTCGACTCGCGGGGGCCGGTGCTGTACGGGGCGCCCCGGATGGGCTGGCGCGGGGGGTCCTTCCGCTGTTGGAAGTTCCGCACCATGCACGAGAACGCCGAGGAGAGGCTAGCCGAGCTGCTCGAACAGGATGCCGAGGCCCGGGCCTACTACGAGACCTACCACAAGCTTAAAGACGATCCGCGCGTGACCCGGGTGGGCCGACTGCTGCGCAGCACCAGCCTCGACGAACTGCCCCAGCTCATCAACGTCCTCCTGGGAGACATGAGCCTCGTCGGGCCGCGCCCTTACCTCGCGCGGGAACGTCCCAAGATCGGGCCGCACGCCGACGTGATCCTGAGCTGCCGTCCCGGCATGACCGGGTGGTGGCAGGTGTCGGGCCGCAGCAGCGCGAGCTTCCAGAGCCGGGTGCAGATGGACCTTCAGTACGTGCGCCGCTGGAGCCCGTGGCTCGACCTGACGCTCCTGGCGGCGACCGTCCAGGTGGTGCTCAGGCGCAAGGGAGCGCACTGA
- a CDS encoding spore photoproduct lyase family protein, which yields MPPWLLDIRHIYLEPRVTEYARGREILARFPDVGRTEVPSHWNIPGLHGNAGLVRDWVRLKRQVLVLGVRKTFTVRENGRSADWIAPGLANGCAMSCAYCYVPRRKGFANPITTFVNIEETLRALRRHAERLGPKTEPNQVDPRFWVYDVGENSDLSVDALLSGNVRDLVALYRELPNAKASFATKFVNRELLTYDPQGKTRVRFSLMPRSVARVLDVRTSPMRERIAAVNDFVEAGYEVHLNFSPVVIYEGWTADYAELLREVRDSLSEKARAQLAAEVIFLTHNAALHEVNLGWHPRAERLLWRPGWQETKRSEHGGENIRYRHGFKGKAVARFTELLARELPECRVRYAF from the coding sequence ATGCCCCCCTGGCTCCTCGACATCCGCCACATCTACCTGGAGCCCCGGGTGACCGAGTACGCGCGGGGCCGCGAAATCCTGGCCCGCTTCCCGGACGTGGGGCGAACCGAGGTGCCCTCCCACTGGAACATTCCCGGGCTGCACGGCAACGCGGGCCTGGTGCGCGACTGGGTGCGGCTCAAGCGGCAGGTGCTCGTGCTGGGCGTGCGCAAGACCTTCACGGTGCGCGAGAACGGGCGCAGCGCGGACTGGATCGCCCCCGGGCTCGCCAACGGCTGCGCGATGAGCTGCGCGTACTGCTACGTCCCCCGCCGGAAGGGCTTTGCCAACCCCATCACCACGTTCGTGAACATCGAGGAGACCCTGCGGGCGCTGCGCCGTCACGCCGAGAGGCTGGGGCCCAAGACGGAGCCCAATCAGGTCGATCCCCGGTTCTGGGTCTACGACGTGGGCGAGAACAGCGACCTGAGCGTGGACGCCCTGCTCTCGGGCAACGTGCGCGACCTCGTGGCGCTCTACCGCGAGCTGCCGAACGCCAAGGCGTCCTTCGCCACCAAGTTCGTGAACCGGGAGCTGCTGACCTACGACCCCCAGGGCAAGACCCGCGTGCGCTTCTCGCTGATGCCGCGCTCCGTCGCCCGGGTGCTCGACGTGCGGACCTCGCCTATGCGCGAACGCATCGCCGCCGTGAACGATTTCGTGGAGGCCGGGTACGAGGTCCACCTCAACTTCTCGCCCGTCGTGATCTACGAGGGCTGGACCGCCGACTACGCGGAGTTGCTGCGCGAGGTGCGGGACTCGCTCTCGGAGAAGGCACGCGCGCAACTCGCCGCCGAGGTGATCTTCCTGACGCACAACGCCGCGCTGCACGAGGTCAACCTGGGCTGGCATCCCCGGGCCGAGCGGCTGCTGTGGCGCCCCGGCTGGCAGGAGACGAAGCGTTCGGAGCACGGCGGCGAGAACATCCGCTACCGCCACGGCTTCAAGGGCAAGGCAGTCGCCCGCTTCACCGAGTTGCTGGCGCGCGAATTGCCGGAGTGCCGGGTGCGGTACGCCTTCTGA
- a CDS encoding aminoglycoside adenylyltransferase domain-containing protein, whose amino-acid sequence MPLPENDPRLTPEVRAMLDALVSGVRAALEDNLVGVYLRGSLALGDFDPESSDIDFLVVTGRPVSDDQFAALADLHARLAVLENPYAGHLEGSYIDRAALRHFGPHERRHPTVGSDWAFSRGEHGADWVLERWIVRERGVTLLGPDPGTLVGPISPEDLRASVREALRWWASQPDEPAWLRRRSYQAFAVQTMCRALFTLLTGELPSKPRAVAWALGALPQPWRALVGRSRAWHLDDTPDPGTLPEVMRFVRWTAGEGEAAS is encoded by the coding sequence ATGCCCCTCCCCGAAAACGACCCCCGCCTCACCCCCGAGGTTCGCGCGATGCTGGACGCCCTCGTGTCCGGGGTGCGGGCGGCGCTGGAGGACAACCTCGTCGGCGTCTACCTGCGCGGCTCCCTGGCCCTCGGTGACTTCGACCCGGAGTCCAGCGACATCGACTTCCTCGTCGTGACGGGGCGCCCGGTGTCGGACGATCAGTTCGCCGCCCTCGCCGACCTCCACGCGCGACTCGCCGTGCTGGAGAATCCGTACGCGGGCCACCTGGAGGGGTCCTACATCGACCGGGCGGCGCTGCGGCACTTCGGCCCGCACGAGCGGCGCCACCCCACGGTGGGTTCGGACTGGGCCTTCTCCCGGGGCGAGCACGGCGCCGACTGGGTGCTCGAACGCTGGATCGTGCGCGAGCGCGGAGTGACCCTGCTCGGCCCCGACCCGGGGACGCTCGTCGGGCCCATCTCGCCGGAGGACCTGCGGGCCAGTGTCCGCGAGGCCTTGCGCTGGTGGGCCTCCCAGCCGGACGAGCCCGCGTGGCTGCGCCGCCGCAGCTATCAGGCCTTCGCCGTCCAGACGATGTGCCGGGCGCTCTTCACCCTGCTCACGGGCGAGTTGCCGAGCAAGCCCCGCGCCGTCGCCTGGGCCCTGGGCGCGTTGCCGCAGCCGTGGCGCGCCCTGGTCGGGCGTTCGCGGGCCTGGCACCTCGACGACACGCCCGACCCGGGAACGCTGCCCGAGGTCATGCGCTTCGTGCGCTGGACGGCGGGGGAGGGGGAGGCGGCCTCCTGA